A region from the Nostoc sp. HK-01 genome encodes:
- a CDS encoding small GTP-binding protein, with translation MKFIDQVEIQVEAGKGGDGIVAFRREKYVPAGGPSGGNGGRGGSVIFKAVESLQTLLDFKYNHLFKAENGGRGGPNNCTGASGKDLIIEVPCGTAIYDAETDEIIGDLIEPEQILVIAKGGKGGLGNQYFLSNRNRAPEYALPGLEGERKMLRLELKLLAEVGIIGLPNAGKSTLISSLSAARPKIADYPFTTLVPNLGVVRKPTGDGTVFADIPGLIEGAADGAGLGHDFLRHIERTRVLLHLIDATSDDVIRDYNTIQQELQAYGRGLANRPQILALNKIDAVDRETVDLEALATQLNHLAYAPVFVISAVTRNGLEPLLQSVWNILDQMNAVEIEQVLS, from the coding sequence ATGAAATTCATTGATCAAGTAGAAATTCAAGTTGAAGCAGGTAAAGGTGGCGATGGGATTGTCGCCTTCCGCAGAGAAAAGTATGTACCTGCTGGCGGCCCCTCTGGCGGAAATGGCGGGCGGGGTGGTTCAGTTATTTTCAAGGCTGTAGAAAGCCTGCAAACCCTATTGGACTTTAAATATAATCATCTTTTTAAGGCAGAAAACGGTGGTCGAGGTGGCCCGAATAACTGCACTGGTGCATCTGGCAAAGATTTAATCATCGAAGTTCCCTGTGGAACAGCGATTTATGATGCCGAAACTGATGAAATTATCGGCGATTTAATTGAACCTGAACAAATTCTAGTAATTGCTAAAGGCGGTAAAGGTGGACTAGGAAATCAATATTTTTTAAGCAACCGCAACCGCGCCCCAGAATACGCCCTCCCTGGTTTAGAAGGCGAAAGAAAAATGCTTCGTTTGGAGTTAAAACTATTAGCAGAAGTGGGAATTATTGGTTTACCAAATGCTGGTAAATCTACATTGATTTCATCTTTATCAGCAGCGCGACCAAAAATTGCCGATTATCCTTTTACTACCCTTGTGCCGAATTTGGGTGTAGTGCGGAAACCTACTGGTGATGGTACAGTTTTTGCCGACATTCCCGGCTTAATTGAAGGCGCAGCCGACGGTGCAGGTTTGGGACATGATTTTTTACGTCATATTGAGCGCACACGAGTGCTATTACACTTGATTGATGCGACTAGTGATGATGTCATCAGAGATTACAATACAATTCAACAAGAATTGCAAGCTTATGGACGAGGGTTAGCAAATCGTCCGCAAATTTTAGCACTGAATAAAATTGACGCAGTTGATAGAGAAACAGTTGATTTAGAAGCATTAGCTACTCAATTAAATCATCTTGCTTATGCTCCGGTTTTTGTAATTTCTGCTGTAACGCGTAACGGTTTAGAGCCATTGTTACAGTCAGTTTGGAATATTCTTGACCAAATGAATGCTGTTGAAATAGAGCAGGTTTTGAGTTGA